In Helianthus annuus cultivar XRQ/B chromosome 3, HanXRQr2.0-SUNRISE, whole genome shotgun sequence, a single window of DNA contains:
- the LOC110930300 gene encoding probable serine/threonine-protein kinase vps15 — protein MEVSAISDNVTTINSKHHHNLGLANSLTRRHNLALSPPDPQRRRLEIRAQTLPIDAVAPPPVKPSTIPKTHSRKRSRVRRKQKLDRTGADHGGNDGGLFGGGLFGGGDGPFGGGGSNGNGNGNGGGFNEFNWGESSGYPADPAFDFVYEALTWFVLSNCLHFAFKRVVRIFIDGSADSGERRFR, from the coding sequence ATGGAAGTTTCAGCAATTTCCGATAACGTAACAACAATCAACAGCAAGCATCACCATAACCTAGGGTTAGCAAATTCCCTCACTCGCCGACACAACCTCGCACTCTCACCACCCGATCCACAACGCCGCCGCCTCGAAATCCGTGCCCAAACTCTACCGATCGACGCCGTCGCTCCACCGCCGGTCAAACCTAGCACAATACCTAAAACACACTCCAGGAAACGTTCTCGTGTTAGAAGAAAACAGAAATTGGATCGTACTGGTGCTGACCACGGAGGAAACGACGGAGGATTATTCGGTGGAGGATTATTTGGTGGCGGCGATGGTCCGTTTGGTGGTGGCGGTTCTAACGGCAACGGTAACGGTAACGGTGGCGGTTTTAACGAGTTTAATTGGGGTGAATCGTCGGGTTATCCGGCGGATCCGGCTTTTGATTTTGTTTATGAGGCGCTTACGTGGTTCGTGTTGTCAAATTGCTTGCACTTTGCGTTTAAGAGAGTTGTTAGGATATTTATTGATGGATCTGCTGATTCCGGTGAGAGAAGATTCAGATAA